The following coding sequences are from one Lolium rigidum isolate FL_2022 chromosome 6, APGP_CSIRO_Lrig_0.1, whole genome shotgun sequence window:
- the LOC124661455 gene encoding pentatricopeptide repeat-containing protein At1g69290-like, with translation MRALHCLRLRLRRRLYLPLNARPSSSSSSSSAATHEIPTVYSFLQPSIFAPRPRPQPPPPPPAPDPAPSPLPVADAAALESGLFAAVAEDRSDDAWLAFKSLAAASLSPSPPAAAALVAHLAAGSHRLGLKRAFAAAVFLLERSPHASPLPEPALEALFSSLAASGSTGPALALARALLGCGRRLPAFSAWGRPLVELTRADAPSFAAFLKVFDEACRLMTEEKSQAVVALMRPDLAACNAVLQGCCCLLGTVKDAERVLEIMSAVGVSPDAESFGYLAFLYAWRAVPGRVDELDKLLEALGFSKKGFFKKLLSGYLKCCSFESVSSVMLRAVEERRAGDASAFDDECYTEVAQCFVDNGRIRELAQLIIQAQEIELTNQLLVVDESVGFGIVNACVGLGLLNKAHNILNEMTAQGASVGLGIYSPILKAYCKEQKTAEAAQLVAEISAAGLQLDADSYDALIDASMTAHDFQSAFALFKDMREARLPDLRTSYLTIMTGLTENNRPELMASFLDAVVDDPRIEIATHDWNSIIHAFCKVGRLEDARRTYRRMVFLLFVPNNQTYLSLINGYLSAEKYFYVLILWTEVKRKGADFNHELIDSFLYALVKGGFFDMAMQVIEKAQELKIFVDKWRHKQAFMETHKKLKVAKLRKRNFRKMEALIAFKNWAGLNS, from the coding sequence ATGCGCGCTCTCCACTGCCTCCGTCTCCGCCTCCGGCGCCGGCTGTATCTGCCCCTAAACGCgaggccctcctcctcgtcgtcgtcttcctccgccGCAACCCACGAGATCCCCACCGTCTACTCCTTCCTCCAGCCATCCATCTTCGCGCCGCGCCCcaggccgcaaccgccgccgccacctcccgctCCGGACCCCGCCCCCAGCCCCCTGCccgtcgccgacgccgccgcgctcGAGTCAGGCCTGTTCGCGGCCGTCGCCGAGGACCGCTCGGACGACGCCTGGCTGGCGTTCAAGTCCCTGGCCGCGGCCTCgctctcgccgtcgccgcccgccgcGGCGGCGCTCGTCGCCCACCTCGCCGCGGGGAGCCACCGCCTCGGCCTCAAgcgcgccttcgccgccgccgtcttcctgCTGGAGAGGAGCCCCCACGCTTCCCCCCTCCCGGAGCCCGCGCTCGAGGCCCTCTTCTCCTCCCTCGCCGCCTCGGGCTCCACCGGCCCGGCGCTGGCGCTCGCGCGCGCTCTTCTCGGCTGCGGGCGCCGCCTCCCGGCTTTCTCCGCCTGGGGCCGTCCGCTGGTAGAGCTCACCCGCGCCGACGCGCCTTCCTTTGCTGCCTTCTTGAAGGTGTTCGACGAAGCCTGCAGGCTCATGACGGAGGAGAAGTCCCAGGCGGTGGTAGCGCTCATGCGGCCCGACCTCGCTGCCTGCAATGCTGTTCTTCAGGGATGCTGCTGCCTGCTCGGCACGGTTAAAGATGCCGAGAGGGTCTTGGAGATTATGTCAGCTGTTGGGGTGTCGCCAGACGCTGAGAGCTTTGGGTATCTCGCCTTCTTGTATGCATGGAGGGCTGTTCCTGGCCGGGTTGATGAGCTCGATAAGCTGCTGGAGGCTCTGGGCTTCAGCAAGAAGGGATTTTTCAAGAAATTATTGAGTGGGTATTTGAAGTGTTGCAGCTTCGAGTCAGTTTCGTCCGTCATGCTTCGTGCGGTGGAAGAGAGAAGAGCTGGGGATGCCAGTGCATTTGACGATGAGTGCTATACTGAGGTTGCACAATGCTTTGTTGACAATGGAAGGATCAGGGAGTTGGCTCAGTTGATCATCCAAGCTCAGGAGATTGAGTTAACCAATCAATTGCTGGTAGTCGATGAGTCTGTTGGGTTTGGAATTGTCAATGCTTGTGTTGGGCTTGGTCTGTTGAACAAGGCTCACAACATACTCAATGAAATGACTGCTCAAGGAGCCTCTGTGGGGCTCGGTATATACTCCCCAATCCTGAAAGCATATTGCAAGGAGCAAAAGACCGCAGAGGCTGCACAGCTTGTGGCGGAGATTAGTGCTGCAGGGCTACAACTAGATGCTGACAGTTATGATGCTCTTATCGATGCTTCCATGACAGCCCATGATTTCCAGTCTGCATTTGCTCTTTTCAAGGATATGAGGGAGGCGAGGCTACCAGATCTTAGGACAAGTTATCTTACTATTATGACTGGCTTGACAGAGAACAACCGGCCTGAGCTCATGGCATCGTTCTTGGATGCAGTGGTTGATGACCCGAGAATAGAGATCGCCACACACGATTGGAACTCCATAATACATGCATTTTGCAAGGTAGGGAGGTTAGAGGATGCTCGAAGGACATATCGAAGGATGGTATTCCTGTTATTTGTACCAAACAATCAGACATACCTCTCACTTATCAATGGGTATCTCTCAGCTGAGAAGTACTTTTATGTGCTCATATTATGGACAGAAGTGAAGAGGAAGGGGGCTGATTTTAACCACGAGTTGATTGATTCCTTTCTATATGCTTTGGTCAAGGGTGGATTTTTTGATATGGCAATGCAGGTGATTGAGAAGGCACAAGAGTTGAAAATATTTGTGGATAAGTGGAGGCACAAACAGGCGTTCATGGAAACCCACAAGAAACTTAAAGTGGCGAAGCTTAGAAAGCGCAACTTCAGGAAAATGGAAGCTCTAATCGCATTCAAGAACTGGGCTGGTCTTAATTCATAA
- the LOC124661318 gene encoding RNA-binding protein pno1, giving the protein MEVDKAPAAAAPKASSSGAMAVDAAGGVQKPLFGALMPSEMGGGRPQYRKVQVPPHRFAPLKKAWLEIYTPVYEHMKVDIRMNLKAKRVELKTRKDTPDVSNLQKCADFVHAFMLGFDIADAVALLRLDDLYVDSFEIKDVKTLRGEHKSRAIGRLSGKGGKTKYAIENSTRTRIVIADTKIHILGSFVNIKVARDSLCSLILGSPAGKVYSKLRAVSARLAERY; this is encoded by the exons ATGGAAGTCGACAAAGCCCCGGCCGCCGCTGCGCCAAAGGCGTCCTCCTCCGGCGCGATGGCggtggacgcggccggcggcgtgcAGAAGCCCCTGTTCGGCGCTCTGATGCCCAGCGAGATGGGCGGCGGGAGGCCTCAGTACCGGAAGGTCCAGGTGCCGCCGCACCGCTTCGCGCCGCTCAAGAAGGCGTGGCTGGAGATCTACACGCCCGTCTACGAGCACATGAAGGTCGACATCCGCATGAACCTCAAG GCAAAAAGGGTTGAGCTGAAAACAAGGAAAGACACACCAGATGTGAGCAACCTCCAGAAATGCGCAGACTTTGTGCATGCTTTCATGCTCGGATTCGACATTGCGGATGCGGTTGCCTTGCTTCGTCTCGATGACCTGTACGTGGATTCCTTTGAGATCAAGGATGTGAAGACTCTTCGAGGGGAGCACAAGTCGCGTGCTATTGGCCGTCTATCAGGGAAAGGAGGCAAGACCAAGTATGCCATCGAGAACTCTACCAGGACTCGCATAGTCATTGCTGACACCAAGATCCACATACTTGGATCCTTCGTCAACATCAAGGTTGCCAGGGATTCGCTTTGTAGTCTTATCTTAGGTTCTCCTGCTGGCAAGGTCTACTCAAAGCTAAGGGCTGTATCTGCTAGGTTGGCGGAAAGGTATTGA